Proteins co-encoded in one Papaver somniferum cultivar HN1 chromosome 5, ASM357369v1, whole genome shotgun sequence genomic window:
- the LOC113283405 gene encoding protein ROOT PRIMORDIUM DEFECTIVE 1-like, protein MAIQTLTRIKFVFKYPYTKLISIRFKTTSAEYVASRARDPTFDKLMKNYKNYLKVVSVQDLLLADTTNNSSISVHFLSKLSQKLHLNHGASSFLRKYPHIFNIFYNHSKSEPFYKLTDKALQISREEAAAIEASKPIVIERLVRILSMSVSKSLPLRAVFKVWRELGLPDGFEESIISQNPKLFSLSDAPNEPNTHIIKLESINPNFITAVENWREDECNKKDSKVDESQIRFAFKQGYPPGMKLGKVFRGKVKEWQTLSYVGPYDQMGEKGKPKAGVKALEKRAVGIVHEFLSLTVEKMIEVEKISHFRKWFGIDLNIRDLFLDHPGIFYLSTKGKTHTVFLREAFERGCLIEPNPVYIARRKLLDLVIMSRRGLFLTQSDTRNIRAREEVELTEDDDD, encoded by the coding sequence ATGGCGATTCAAACCCTAACAAGAATCAAATTCGTCTTCAAATACCCGTATACTAAACTCATTTCTATCAGATTCAAAACAACATCAGCTGAATATGTAGCATCAAGAGCTAGAGACCCAACTTTTGATAAACTAATGAAAAATTACAAGAACTATCTAAAAGTTGTTTCTGTTCAAGATCTTTTACTTGCAGACACTACCAATAACTCATCAATATCAGTCCATTTTCTTTCTAAACTCTCTCAAAAACTTCATCTCAATCATGGTGCTTCATCTTTCCTCCGTAAATACCCTCATATTTTCAACATCTTTTATAATCATTCAAAGTCTGAGCCTTTCTATAAATTAACTGATAAAGCTCTTCAAATCTCCCGAGAAGAAGCTGCAGCGATCGAAGCTTCGAAACCCATTGTTATTGAACGATTAGTTCGGATCCTATCAATGTCAGTATCTAAATCTTTACCACTTCGTGCAGTTTTTAAGGTGTGGAGAGAACTTGGATTACCAGATGGTTTTGAGGAATCGATAATTTCTCAAAATCCTAAGCTTTTTTCACTTTCGGATGCCCCAAATGAACCCAATACTCATATTATTAAATTGgaatctataaaccctaattttattactGCAGTTGAGAATTGGAGAGAAGATGAGTGCAATAAGAAGGATTCTAAGGTTGATGAATCCCAAATTAGATTTGCTTTCAAACAAGGGTATCCACCTGGGATGAAACTTGGTAAAGTATTTAGAGGAAAAGTAAAGGAATGGCAGACGTTGTCATACGTTGGACCTTATGATCAGATGGGAGAGAAAGGGAAACCGAAAGCTGGTGTCAAGGCGTTGGAGAAAAGGGCTGTAGGAATTGTTCACGAGTTCTTAAGTTTGACAGTCGAAAAGATGATAGAGGTGGAGAAGATTAGTCATTTTAGAAAATGGTTTGGTATTGATTTGAATATTAGGGACTTGTTTTTAGATCACCCCGGAATTTTTTATCTATCTACTAAAGGTAAAACACACACTGTTTTTCTAAGAGAAGCTTTTGAGAGGGGTTGTTTAATTGAACCAAATCCTGTATACATTGCGAGAAGAAAGCTTCTTGATCTTGTTATTATGAGTCGACGAGGTTTGTTTTTGACACAGTCGGATACAAGGAACATAAGAGCAAGAGAGGAGGTTGAGTTGACCGAAGATGACGATGATTAG